In the genome of Paenibacillus sp. FSL R5-0766, one region contains:
- a CDS encoding extracellular solute-binding protein, with product MKKMWVLMLVTVLLLSACSSGGGGNSASGGDEKTNEITVWAWDKAFNVAAMETAKEAYQKANPDVKINIIEYAQADIIQKLNTGLNSGTASGLPNVVLIEDYRSQSFLNAYPDAFKDLSSNITASDFADYKLGPTAFDGKQYGVPFDSGVAGLYYRTDLLEQAGYKAADLQDITWDDYIQIGKDVKAKTGKELLSLDPNDLGLIRMMIQTAGKWYSAEDGKTPDIATNAALKEAFITYKAMMDANIVKLHSDWSQFVANANNGSVATIPTGNWFSPSVRQEASQSGKWAVAPMPKMAGQPNSVHASNLGGSSWYVMNNVPGADQAADFVAKTFGSDKQLYQDLLNNIGAIGTYKPAVDGDAYAKEDEYFGGQKIFTDFANWTKEIPSVNYGINTYAIEDILVVEMQAFLNGKSIDDVLADAQKQAEAQLN from the coding sequence TTGAAAAAAATGTGGGTATTGATGCTCGTTACAGTACTGCTGTTGTCCGCATGTTCATCCGGTGGCGGAGGTAATTCCGCTAGTGGTGGTGACGAAAAAACAAACGAAATTACAGTCTGGGCTTGGGACAAAGCTTTTAACGTAGCTGCAATGGAAACAGCAAAAGAAGCATATCAAAAAGCAAATCCTGATGTGAAAATCAACATCATTGAATACGCTCAAGCTGATATCATCCAGAAACTGAACACGGGGCTTAACTCCGGAACTGCCAGCGGTCTTCCAAACGTAGTTCTGATTGAAGACTACCGTTCACAAAGCTTCCTGAATGCATATCCTGATGCGTTCAAAGATCTGTCTTCCAACATCACGGCTTCCGACTTTGCAGATTACAAACTCGGACCAACAGCTTTTGATGGCAAACAATATGGAGTACCATTTGACTCCGGCGTTGCTGGTTTGTACTACAGAACAGATCTGCTGGAGCAAGCTGGTTACAAAGCAGCTGACCTGCAAGACATCACTTGGGATGACTACATCCAAATTGGTAAAGACGTAAAAGCTAAAACAGGTAAAGAGCTTCTTTCTCTTGACCCGAATGACCTTGGTTTGATTCGTATGATGATCCAAACTGCAGGTAAATGGTATTCCGCAGAAGATGGTAAAACACCTGACATTGCTACTAACGCTGCACTGAAAGAAGCTTTCATCACATACAAAGCGATGATGGATGCCAACATTGTTAAATTGCACTCTGACTGGAGTCAATTCGTTGCCAACGCCAATAACGGTAGCGTAGCAACAATTCCTACAGGTAACTGGTTCTCACCATCTGTACGTCAAGAAGCTTCCCAATCCGGTAAATGGGCCGTAGCTCCAATGCCGAAAATGGCTGGTCAACCAAACTCTGTTCACGCATCCAACCTGGGTGGTAGCTCTTGGTATGTTATGAACAACGTTCCTGGTGCAGATCAAGCAGCTGATTTTGTAGCAAAAACATTTGGTTCTGACAAACAATTGTATCAAGATCTGTTGAACAACATCGGCGCAATTGGTACGTACAAACCAGCAGTTGATGGCGATGCTTATGCCAAAGAAGACGAGTACTTCGGCGGACAAAAAATCTTCACAGACTTTGCGAATTGGACGAAAGAAATTCCAAGCGTAAACTATGGTATCAACACTTATGCCATTGAAGATATTCTGGTTGTAGAAATGCAAGCATTCCTGAACGGTAAATCAATCGATGACGTTCTGGCTGATGCACAAAAACAAGCTGAAGCACAATTAAACTAA
- a CDS encoding SGNH/GDSL hydrolase family protein, translating into MKLQKNDKLLFIGDSITDCGREHPVGEGSSGLGHGYVAQVYALLRSIYPELMLRVQNVGNGGNTIRDLKQRWDRDVLDLKPDWLTIMIGINDVWRQFDNPLSTDSHVFLEEYESTLRELVASVRPNLKGLVLMTPYYLEANPEDPMRATMDIYGEAVRRVANEYDAVYVDTQAAFAPFWDHFYTSVLTYDRVHPDATGHMVLSKAFLDAIGFEWSGGVKSE; encoded by the coding sequence ATGAAATTGCAAAAAAACGACAAGCTTTTGTTTATCGGGGATTCGATTACAGATTGTGGTCGGGAACATCCTGTAGGTGAAGGCAGTTCAGGTCTGGGCCATGGTTACGTAGCGCAAGTCTATGCCCTCTTGCGGTCCATCTATCCGGAATTGATGTTGCGTGTCCAAAATGTGGGTAATGGTGGAAATACGATTCGTGATCTGAAACAGCGCTGGGATCGTGATGTGCTTGACCTTAAACCGGACTGGCTGACGATCATGATTGGCATTAATGATGTATGGCGTCAGTTCGACAATCCATTGTCAACAGACTCACATGTGTTTCTTGAAGAATACGAATCCACATTGCGTGAACTGGTGGCTTCGGTTCGTCCCAACCTGAAAGGTCTGGTACTAATGACGCCTTATTATCTTGAGGCCAATCCGGAAGACCCGATGCGGGCCACGATGGATATCTACGGAGAAGCGGTACGCAGGGTAGCGAATGAGTATGATGCGGTGTATGTGGATACACAGGCTGCATTTGCACCATTTTGGGATCATTTCTATACGTCTGTACTGACCTATGACCGGGTACATCCGGATGCAACGGGCCATATGGTACTGTCCAAAGCATTCTTGGATGCCATCGGATTCGAATGGTCTGGCGGCGTCAAATCTGAATAA
- a CDS encoding alpha/beta hydrolase → MTTTIPLWDHAAPYAAQGHEDEMPHLIPFIQPGSESAVIVCPGGGYGFLADHEGAPIAELLNRAGISAFVLKYRVAPHQHPAPITDGQRAIRYVRAHAEQYGINPAKIAVLGFSAGGHLTATLGTLYDEGQPDHEDLIERQSSRPDRVILCYPVITMESYGHAGSRENLLGSDASAEQIKAFSAEQQVRADAPEAFIWHTSDDQAVPVENSLRYALALGAHGIPYDLHVFEKGSHGLGLAEDNHAVRVWSDLCLTWLKNQGW, encoded by the coding sequence ATGACAACAACGATACCCTTATGGGATCATGCTGCACCTTATGCAGCCCAGGGCCATGAAGACGAAATGCCACATTTGATTCCATTTATTCAGCCCGGTTCCGAGAGCGCTGTCATTGTATGTCCAGGGGGCGGCTATGGATTTTTGGCTGATCATGAAGGTGCTCCAATAGCCGAATTGTTGAACCGTGCAGGCATCAGTGCATTTGTCCTGAAATATCGGGTGGCGCCTCACCAGCATCCTGCCCCGATAACAGATGGTCAGCGTGCCATACGTTATGTTCGTGCTCATGCTGAGCAGTACGGCATTAATCCTGCCAAAATTGCAGTACTTGGTTTCTCCGCAGGCGGACATCTCACAGCAACACTGGGAACGCTGTATGACGAGGGACAACCGGATCATGAGGACCTCATTGAACGCCAAAGTTCACGCCCGGACCGAGTTATTCTCTGTTATCCGGTCATTACGATGGAGTCCTATGGACATGCCGGTTCCCGTGAGAATTTGCTTGGGTCTGACGCTTCTGCCGAGCAGATCAAGGCTTTCAGCGCGGAGCAGCAGGTGAGAGCGGATGCTCCTGAAGCATTCATCTGGCATACCAGCGATGACCAGGCAGTACCTGTGGAGAATAGCTTGCGTTATGCACTTGCATTGGGCGCGCATGGCATTCCCTATGACTTGCACGTTTTTGAGAAAGGTTCACATGGACTTGGATTGGCTGAGGACAACCACGCGGTTCGGGTATGGTCAGATCTGTGTCTCACATGGCTCAAGAATCAAGGCTGGTAA
- a CDS encoding response regulator transcription factor has protein sequence MNRLCKVLIVDDEFLVRQGIKHHMNWEAEGFIIVGEASNGEEGLQQVNLLKPDIVITDIVMPVMDGETFVRTLKASNPQIEVIVLSSFSEFEYVRSTLQHGAADYILKPKLDTNELLQVLQRTAGKIPELQFEPSHDGWRLGQLMEKMLSGFTLDEDSEMPIIRDTFPYESFRLLVYKPVGAGGNPLKMDQEQIESKLRSDLPEVECAMVPAEGTLPVMLLNVDPARDEWMLERIRQLASENAAGEGSPGWVLSESFTSFEQMGVVYRERLIKLIEYRFYYKDRPILVYGELPPMHPAGYQFNVNMFLQHVKRNRVEAAREYLQDHAKTLGRDYIADVFEIKSFLGNLIFNVTITLADMDVQSAGLEESKYTYFKNVDGASSLDEVMTVLDQFMTEVQECTVGAGGKRSDPNMKMLLDYMHEHFDQPLGLAEVAKHFHFNPSYLSSYFSSHKKEGFNEYLNKIRIEKAEELLRSDDVTISEISSMVGYSDHSYFCKVFKKFTGLSPSRYRRKFWA, from the coding sequence ATGAACCGGTTGTGCAAGGTGCTGATTGTTGACGATGAGTTTCTGGTAAGACAGGGCATAAAGCACCATATGAACTGGGAAGCGGAAGGATTTATCATTGTGGGTGAAGCTTCCAACGGTGAAGAAGGATTACAGCAGGTGAACCTGTTAAAACCGGATATTGTGATCACCGACATTGTCATGCCTGTCATGGATGGCGAAACGTTTGTCCGTACACTAAAAGCCAGTAATCCGCAGATTGAAGTTATTGTACTTAGCAGCTTCAGTGAATTCGAGTATGTACGTTCAACGCTTCAGCACGGGGCAGCCGATTATATACTGAAACCCAAGCTGGATACAAATGAATTATTGCAGGTCCTTCAACGAACAGCGGGTAAAATTCCGGAGTTACAGTTCGAGCCGTCGCATGATGGCTGGAGACTTGGACAACTGATGGAGAAGATGCTGTCCGGATTTACATTGGATGAAGATAGTGAAATGCCGATCATTCGAGATACCTTTCCGTATGAATCCTTTCGCTTGCTTGTGTATAAACCCGTGGGTGCTGGAGGGAATCCACTGAAGATGGATCAGGAGCAGATTGAGTCCAAGCTCCGCAGTGATCTGCCTGAAGTAGAATGTGCAATGGTTCCCGCAGAGGGTACATTACCTGTGATGCTTCTTAATGTCGATCCTGCGAGAGATGAATGGATGCTTGAACGGATCAGACAGTTGGCCAGTGAAAATGCAGCAGGAGAAGGCAGTCCTGGTTGGGTGCTTAGTGAAAGCTTTACTTCATTTGAACAGATGGGTGTTGTTTACCGGGAACGCCTGATTAAGCTGATTGAATATCGTTTCTATTATAAGGATCGACCAATCCTGGTCTATGGTGAACTGCCTCCAATGCATCCCGCAGGTTACCAGTTTAATGTGAATATGTTTTTGCAGCATGTGAAGCGTAACCGGGTCGAAGCGGCAAGGGAGTATTTACAGGATCATGCAAAAACACTTGGACGGGATTATATTGCCGATGTGTTTGAGATCAAATCATTTCTCGGTAACTTGATCTTTAACGTGACCATTACCCTCGCGGATATGGATGTCCAGTCTGCCGGGCTGGAAGAGAGCAAATATACGTATTTTAAAAATGTGGACGGGGCTTCAAGCCTGGACGAAGTCATGACTGTGCTTGACCAATTCATGACGGAAGTTCAGGAGTGCACCGTTGGTGCGGGTGGAAAACGAAGTGATCCCAACATGAAGATGCTGCTGGATTACATGCATGAGCACTTTGATCAGCCGCTCGGGCTTGCTGAAGTAGCCAAGCACTTTCATTTTAATCCATCGTATTTATCCAGTTATTTCTCATCTCACAAAAAAGAAGGATTTAATGAATACTTGAATAAAATTCGGATTGAAAAAGCCGAGGAACTGCTCCGATCCGATGATGTAACGATCTCTGAGATTAGCAGTATGGTAGGTTATTCCGATCATAGTTACTTTTGCAAAGTATTCAAAAAATTCACCGGATTATCACCAAGCCGATACCGGCGCAAATTCTGGGCATAA
- a CDS encoding X2-like carbohydrate binding domain-containing protein: MSLTVAVVTASLGGLAGTTAAAPSEAYEWKNVVTGAGGGFVPGIIFNESEKDLIYARTDIGGAYRWNATDERWIPLTDFVGWDDWNKNGVDALATDPVDPDRVYMAVGTYTNSWDQNNGSILRSTDRGDTWQTTTLPFKVGGNMPGRSMGERLTVDPNDNSILYFGARSGHGLWKSTDYGVTWNEVTSFPNPGNYVQDPSNEYTSDIVGLAWITFDKTTGSAGQATQTIYVGVADKDQSVYRSTNGGLTWSAVAGQPTGYIPHHGVFDSDGSLYITYSDGVGPYDGTKGDVWKLNTSTGVWTNISPVPSSSTDNYFGYGGLAVDAQNPGTLMVATLNSWWPDATLFRSKDGGATWTRIWEFEGYPNRKLRYTQDISAAPWLTFGTNPAPPETTPKLGWMIGDLEIDPFDSDRMMYGTGATIYGTKNLTDWDDDEKINISVMAKGVEEIAVLDLVSPPSGAHLISGLGDVSGFRHNNLDQAPATIFTSPNYPSTESLDFAELSPNTMVRVGKADYAADPNAKSIGLSSDGGTTWYKANAEPAGTTGGGTVAISANGNRLVWSTSDKGVHYSTGGNSWTASTGIPAQAKVISDRVNPNKFYGFAAGKIYVSVNGGATFTASPATGLPMEGNSDLDAVPGVEGELWFAGGSEEEGPYGLWHSTDSGATFTKLANVEEADSIGFGKAAPGQNVVALYTVAQIDGTRGFFRSDDGGANWVRINDDQHQYARVTTITGDPRLYGRVYLGTNGRGILYADRVGGNNGGGDGGGTPVTNSAITPVTAEFDRKAGNQVNIPVTLTLNGNTLASIRNGNATLVSGTDYTLTGNEVVLSKNYLASLPNGAATLTFQFSAGAPATLNLLIKDTTAAPVGTIRIEMFNSNTSATGSSISPKFKLTNTGTTALNLSDLKIRYYYTINGEQPQNFFADWATAGSANVTGTFSALNPARTGADHVLEIGFTASAGTLNAGQSTEIHTRISKNNWTNYTQTDDYSFAGSQTSYTDWSKVTGYIAGSLQWGIEP; the protein is encoded by the coding sequence ATGAGCCTGACGGTTGCTGTAGTAACCGCCTCGCTGGGAGGACTTGCTGGAACAACAGCGGCGGCACCAAGTGAAGCCTATGAGTGGAAAAATGTGGTGACGGGTGCAGGAGGCGGGTTTGTACCGGGCATTATTTTCAACGAGTCGGAAAAGGATCTGATCTATGCCCGTACGGATATCGGGGGAGCCTATCGCTGGAATGCGACTGACGAGAGGTGGATACCCTTAACGGATTTTGTCGGCTGGGATGACTGGAACAAGAATGGTGTGGACGCACTGGCTACGGACCCGGTTGATCCCGATCGGGTGTATATGGCAGTTGGGACGTATACGAATTCGTGGGACCAAAATAATGGCTCCATCTTGCGCTCTACGGACCGGGGAGATACATGGCAGACCACAACACTTCCGTTCAAAGTGGGCGGCAACATGCCGGGACGTTCAATGGGAGAACGCCTGACCGTGGACCCAAATGATAACAGTATTCTGTATTTCGGTGCACGAAGTGGTCATGGGTTATGGAAAAGTACCGATTACGGTGTGACCTGGAACGAAGTCACAAGCTTCCCGAATCCGGGAAATTATGTGCAAGATCCTTCGAATGAATATACCAGTGACATCGTAGGTCTGGCATGGATTACATTTGACAAAACAACAGGTTCGGCAGGGCAAGCAACCCAGACAATCTATGTGGGTGTTGCGGATAAAGATCAAAGCGTATATCGCAGCACAAATGGCGGCCTGACCTGGTCAGCTGTTGCTGGTCAACCTACAGGTTATATTCCGCATCATGGTGTGTTTGATTCAGACGGAAGCCTCTATATTACGTATAGCGATGGTGTTGGACCCTATGATGGGACAAAAGGTGACGTGTGGAAACTGAATACGTCTACAGGTGTCTGGACCAACATCAGCCCTGTTCCAAGCAGCAGCACGGATAATTATTTTGGATATGGCGGATTGGCTGTTGATGCACAGAATCCCGGTACATTGATGGTTGCGACATTAAATTCCTGGTGGCCGGATGCCACCTTGTTCCGGAGTAAAGATGGCGGAGCAACGTGGACACGCATATGGGAATTTGAAGGATATCCGAATCGGAAGTTACGTTATACACAGGATATTTCGGCAGCTCCATGGCTCACATTTGGCACCAATCCTGCCCCACCCGAAACAACCCCAAAACTGGGCTGGATGATCGGTGATCTGGAGATTGATCCGTTTGATTCGGATCGCATGATGTATGGAACGGGTGCTACGATCTATGGAACGAAGAACCTGACAGACTGGGATGATGATGAAAAAATCAATATTTCAGTGATGGCGAAGGGGGTTGAGGAGATTGCCGTGCTGGATCTGGTCAGCCCGCCAAGTGGTGCACATTTGATAAGCGGATTGGGAGATGTCTCCGGATTCCGTCATAACAATCTGGACCAGGCTCCAGCTACCATATTTACGAGCCCGAACTATCCTTCCACAGAAAGTCTGGATTTTGCAGAGTTAAGTCCAAATACGATGGTTCGCGTAGGTAAAGCAGATTATGCTGCTGATCCCAATGCAAAATCCATTGGTTTGTCCAGTGACGGAGGTACTACGTGGTATAAGGCCAATGCAGAACCTGCCGGCACAACCGGAGGAGGGACCGTAGCCATCTCTGCGAATGGTAACCGACTCGTATGGAGCACGTCAGATAAAGGCGTACATTATTCGACTGGCGGCAATTCCTGGACGGCAAGTACGGGCATACCTGCACAGGCAAAAGTGATTTCGGATCGTGTCAATCCAAACAAATTTTATGGATTTGCAGCTGGTAAAATCTATGTGAGTGTGAATGGTGGTGCTACCTTCACGGCATCACCTGCGACTGGACTTCCGATGGAAGGAAATTCCGATCTGGATGCCGTTCCAGGTGTTGAAGGTGAACTCTGGTTTGCTGGTGGCAGTGAGGAAGAAGGTCCTTACGGATTATGGCATTCCACGGATTCAGGAGCGACATTCACAAAGCTTGCCAATGTAGAGGAAGCAGACAGTATCGGATTTGGTAAAGCGGCCCCTGGGCAAAACGTTGTTGCGTTATACACGGTTGCACAGATCGATGGAACACGTGGATTCTTCCGCTCCGATGACGGTGGTGCCAATTGGGTTCGTATCAACGATGATCAGCATCAGTATGCTCGTGTAACCACAATTACGGGTGATCCGCGTTTGTATGGAAGAGTATATCTCGGAACAAATGGCCGCGGAATTTTGTATGCTGACCGTGTTGGAGGTAACAATGGCGGAGGAGACGGCGGGGGTACTCCAGTGACCAACTCTGCGATTACACCGGTTACAGCCGAATTTGATCGCAAAGCAGGCAATCAGGTTAATATTCCAGTCACGTTAACACTTAACGGCAATACACTTGCATCCATTCGCAACGGGAATGCAACGCTGGTTTCAGGTACAGATTACACGTTGACAGGCAATGAGGTCGTATTAAGTAAAAACTACCTGGCTTCACTGCCAAATGGCGCAGCGACGCTAACCTTTCAATTCAGCGCAGGTGCTCCTGCGACCTTGAATCTGCTCATTAAAGACACGACAGCTGCACCTGTTGGAACCATACGCATTGAGATGTTTAACAGCAACACTTCAGCGACGGGCAGCTCAATTAGTCCCAAATTCAAACTGACAAATACGGGTACTACAGCCTTGAATCTGTCTGATTTGAAAATCAGATATTATTACACGATAAACGGTGAACAGCCTCAGAACTTTTTCGCTGACTGGGCGACGGCTGGCAGTGCGAATGTAACAGGCACGTTCAGTGCACTCAATCCAGCTCGGACAGGTGCTGACCACGTGCTTGAGATTGGATTCACAGCTTCTGCTGGAACTCTAAATGCAGGACAAAGCACGGAAATCCATACGCGCATCTCCAAGAACAATTGGACCAACTATACGCAAACGGATGATTATTCTTTTGCAGGTAGTCAGACTTCCTATACGGACTGGTCCAAAGTCACTGGTTATATCGCGGGAAGTCTCCAATGGGGAATTGAACCATAA
- a CDS encoding AraC family transcriptional regulator produces the protein MFISPRHQRYFMTSRDQPLPLYIESLGYNGNQEKVSRPVGYPCYHWLQTVKGAGEFKFAGSTVVLGEASGILLPPNEPHEYVRAQGEWETFYITFGGSQCPAILESLSLGEAALHQWEQSSPFNDYGQEVLDSIRSDQDLSGLEASADIYRFLILLKKHGMTGNRSSISNAVERLAPLIAFMEQHYANPEIGLEHMADLTGISSRHLNTLFKQSFGMTAYSYFILLRIRKAKEIMTADHRPTIRETAVRVGFRDASHFVATFRRIEGVTPEQFRNLY, from the coding sequence ATGTTTATCTCCCCCCGACATCAACGATATTTCATGACATCACGTGATCAGCCGTTGCCCCTTTATATTGAGAGCCTAGGTTATAACGGCAATCAGGAGAAGGTGTCCAGACCTGTGGGGTATCCCTGTTACCATTGGCTTCAGACAGTAAAGGGAGCCGGAGAATTCAAGTTTGCCGGGTCCACGGTCGTACTGGGGGAAGCATCAGGTATTTTGCTGCCGCCAAATGAACCGCATGAATATGTGCGCGCCCAAGGAGAGTGGGAGACATTCTATATTACATTTGGCGGTTCCCAGTGTCCGGCAATCTTGGAGTCACTTAGTCTGGGTGAAGCAGCGTTGCATCAGTGGGAGCAGAGCAGTCCGTTCAATGATTACGGCCAGGAAGTGCTGGATTCGATCAGAAGTGATCAGGATTTGTCGGGACTCGAGGCGTCAGCGGATATATACCGATTTTTGATTTTGCTCAAAAAACATGGCATGACCGGCAATCGTTCTTCCATCTCAAATGCCGTGGAGAGACTCGCTCCGCTCATTGCATTCATGGAACAGCATTATGCGAATCCCGAGATTGGGCTCGAACATATGGCTGACCTCACAGGGATCTCATCCAGACATCTGAATACCTTGTTTAAACAATCTTTTGGCATGACAGCCTACAGTTATTTTATTTTGCTGCGCATTCGCAAAGCCAAGGAAATCATGACCGCAGACCATAGACCCACGATTAGGGAAACGGCAGTTAGGGTGGGCTTTCGGGATGCAAGCCATTTTGTAGCAACCTTTCGCAGGATTGAGGGGGTGACTCCTGAACAGTTCCGTAATTTGTACTAA
- a CDS encoding sensor histidine kinase, translating into MKKWMNQLSRLGLFPKLFLVMVVSIVLVSVLILWTTIHMSTNLFTETFSITNSKVLNQIKTNFESFNEAIAAVSNNVTQSGSIRGFLSEGDADSLTMAKSFYNMRETMDRVQSITESYEVGITIIGINGRSYSTNRAHLEKSVDELKEEPITVEAAETPSRLIFDDYQNDATVGSQQMISATKALTDRTHSRIYGTLYVTMREEAFRQFYASFTSRGNDVVIMNEKGEIVSSNREDWIGTTQLDLLSYAREMNKTSPRSINARVMDQDSVVLSEYLPFYRFYIVNVVDKDLAMGQLIDMKTVALICAAIVVGALILVFLITSQITKSLRRLVKQMSNITKSDLDNYIPVSGSYESRQLGHAYNYMLDELHDYVDQLVQTQHEQRNAELAALQSQINPHFLYNTLASVKVLVQQGNKDRAAETINALIGLLQNTISDVSQTVTVEQEVENLKNYVFINHVRYGGRIKAAFYVAPDCTHYHVPKLVIQPFIENAFFHGFIKKETGTIHVMVSRAGESLICEIMDNGDGIEGLVMGETLPNPKNNRQLFSGIGIRNVHDRIELLYGSPYGVTIMSTVGEGTRVTVTLPLITS; encoded by the coding sequence ATGAAGAAATGGATGAACCAATTATCTCGTCTCGGATTGTTTCCCAAGTTGTTTCTGGTTATGGTGGTCAGTATTGTCCTCGTTTCTGTACTCATCTTATGGACGACCATTCACATGTCAACCAATCTGTTTACTGAGACGTTCAGTATCACAAACTCCAAGGTGCTTAATCAGATCAAAACAAATTTTGAATCCTTTAATGAGGCCATTGCTGCCGTATCGAATAATGTGACGCAGAGTGGATCGATCCGAGGATTCCTGTCCGAAGGAGATGCTGATTCCCTCACGATGGCCAAATCCTTCTATAATATGCGGGAAACGATGGACCGCGTTCAATCGATAACGGAATCGTATGAAGTAGGGATAACGATTATCGGGATCAATGGGCGGAGTTATTCCACCAATCGTGCTCACCTTGAGAAGTCAGTGGATGAATTGAAAGAGGAACCGATTACGGTGGAAGCCGCTGAGACACCGAGTCGTCTTATCTTTGATGATTACCAAAACGATGCAACGGTCGGAAGTCAGCAGATGATCTCTGCCACGAAAGCACTGACAGATCGAACCCACAGCCGAATATACGGTACGCTTTATGTCACGATGAGAGAAGAGGCGTTCCGTCAGTTCTATGCCAGCTTTACTAGTCGAGGCAATGACGTGGTCATTATGAACGAAAAAGGTGAGATTGTATCTTCGAATCGTGAAGACTGGATTGGGACAACTCAGCTGGATTTGCTGTCCTATGCCCGAGAAATGAACAAAACGTCTCCGAGGAGCATCAATGCTCGTGTGATGGATCAGGATAGCGTTGTTCTATCGGAGTATTTACCGTTCTATCGGTTTTACATTGTCAATGTTGTCGATAAGGATCTGGCGATGGGTCAACTCATCGACATGAAGACGGTTGCCCTAATCTGTGCAGCAATTGTTGTAGGGGCTCTTATTCTCGTATTTCTCATCACCAGCCAGATTACCAAGTCCCTGCGCAGACTTGTGAAGCAGATGTCCAATATTACGAAAAGTGATCTGGACAACTACATTCCAGTGAGTGGAAGCTACGAGAGCAGGCAGCTGGGTCATGCTTACAATTACATGCTTGATGAGTTGCATGATTATGTGGATCAGTTAGTGCAGACCCAGCATGAACAACGTAACGCAGAACTTGCAGCTTTACAGAGTCAGATTAATCCGCACTTCTTGTACAACACACTTGCTTCTGTCAAAGTTCTGGTGCAACAAGGTAACAAGGACAGGGCAGCGGAGACCATTAATGCGCTGATCGGATTGCTACAGAATACGATTAGTGATGTGAGTCAGACGGTTACAGTGGAACAAGAAGTCGAGAATTTGAAAAATTATGTCTTCATTAATCACGTCAGATATGGAGGCCGGATTAAAGCAGCTTTCTACGTCGCTCCGGATTGTACACATTACCATGTACCGAAGCTGGTCATACAGCCGTTTATCGAGAACGCATTTTTCCATGGATTTATCAAAAAAGAAACGGGTACAATTCATGTCATGGTTTCCAGAGCAGGAGAATCACTCATCTGTGAGATTATGGACAATGGTGATGGAATTGAAGGGCTTGTCATGGGAGAAACGCTGCCCAATCCAAAGAACAATCGTCAACTATTCAGTGGTATCGGTATTCGTAACGTGCATGACCGTATTGAGTTATTATATGGTTCACCTTATGGTGTCACCATTATGAGTACGGTTGGGGAAGGAACGAGAGTCACCGTTACACTGCCTTTAATCACGAGTTGA
- a CDS encoding SMP-30/gluconolactonase/LRE family protein, protein MSDVTVAVQTPALLGEGPSWDAENNRLLWVDIESFKVHVYDPATGQDQAYDVGEHVGAVVPYRGDEVVVALRSGFHTYHLLTGELQAIEDPEQDKETNRFNDGKCDAKGRFWAGTMSMNNESKAGSLYCLEQGQPVRTMVQGVSTSNGLGWSPDRQTMYYIDTPTRSIDRFDFDLTAGTIQNRTSVIHIPEEFGFPDGMTVDGEGMLWVAHWGGGRVTRWNPHTSELLQQIEVPADQVTSCCFGGPDLEELYITTARIGIKEERLNETPDAGSLFVIRPGVKGQETHAYGSQQ, encoded by the coding sequence ATGAGCGACGTAACTGTAGCAGTACAAACCCCGGCATTACTGGGGGAAGGTCCAAGCTGGGATGCGGAGAACAATCGATTATTGTGGGTAGATATTGAAAGCTTCAAGGTGCATGTGTATGATCCGGCTACAGGGCAGGATCAGGCTTATGATGTCGGTGAACATGTCGGGGCTGTTGTTCCCTATCGTGGTGACGAAGTTGTGGTTGCTTTACGCAGTGGATTCCATACGTATCACTTGCTTACGGGTGAGCTGCAGGCTATTGAAGACCCTGAACAAGATAAGGAGACCAATCGTTTTAATGATGGAAAATGTGATGCGAAGGGCCGCTTCTGGGCAGGCACGATGAGCATGAATAATGAAAGCAAAGCCGGATCGCTGTATTGTTTGGAGCAAGGGCAACCCGTTCGCACAATGGTACAAGGTGTGTCTACATCCAACGGCCTGGGCTGGAGTCCGGATCGGCAGACGATGTATTACATTGATACCCCGACACGTTCTATTGACCGGTTTGATTTTGATCTGACGGCAGGTACGATACAAAATCGGACAAGTGTCATTCACATACCGGAGGAATTCGGTTTTCCGGATGGGATGACGGTTGATGGTGAGGGCATGCTGTGGGTTGCGCACTGGGGCGGAGGAAGAGTCACACGTTGGAACCCGCATACATCAGAACTGTTGCAACAGATCGAGGTGCCGGCAGATCAGGTAACATCCTGCTGTTTTGGTGGACCGGATCTCGAAGAGTTGTACATTACAACAGCACGTATAGGGATTAAGGAAGAACGTCTGAATGAGACACCGGATGCGGGCTCACTTTTTGTCATCAGACCGGGTGTTAAAGGGCAGGAGACTCACGCTTATGGTAGCCAGCAATAA